In one window of uncultured Draconibacterium sp. DNA:
- the gcvH gene encoding glycine cleavage system protein GcvH, with protein MSIPADLKYTQDHEWVRVEGDVAVVGVTDFAQGELGDVVFVEIETEGETLDKGETFGTVEAVKTVSDLFMPVGGEVAEFNEDLADDPELVNKDPYGKGWMIKVNIADAAELDDLMDADAYKAMIEA; from the coding sequence ATGAGTATTCCAGCTGATTTGAAATATACGCAAGACCACGAATGGGTGCGCGTTGAGGGAGATGTAGCTGTTGTTGGTGTTACCGATTTTGCTCAGGGAGAACTGGGTGATGTTGTATTTGTTGAAATTGAAACTGAAGGTGAAACACTGGACAAAGGTGAAACTTTTGGTACAGTTGAGGCAGTAAAAACCGTTTCTGACCTGTTTATGCCAGTTGGAGGTGAGGTTGCCGAGTTTAACGAAGATCTGGCCGACGATCCGGAATTGGTAAACAAAGATCCTTACGGAAAAGGATGGATGATTAAAGTGAATATTGCCGATGCAGCAGAGTTAGACGACCTGATGGACGCTGACGCTTACAAAGCAATGATAGAAGCTTAA
- the tsaE gene encoding tRNA (adenosine(37)-N6)-threonylcarbamoyltransferase complex ATPase subunit type 1 TsaE codes for MYSKKINSLDELEIAAKEIITAFSDDRVFAFYGKMGAGKTTFIQSICRALGSDDNVTSPTFSLINEYNTADLDSIFHFDFYRIKDIEEAYDLGYEDYIYSGNYCLIEWPEMIESLLPEKMVEVKIEVQDDDTRLITALEI; via the coding sequence ATGTATTCAAAAAAGATCAATTCGCTCGACGAGCTTGAAATTGCTGCAAAGGAGATAATTACAGCATTTAGTGACGACCGCGTTTTTGCATTTTACGGCAAAATGGGTGCAGGTAAAACAACTTTCATCCAGTCGATTTGCCGTGCATTGGGATCGGACGACAACGTTACCAGTCCTACTTTTTCGCTGATAAACGAATACAACACTGCGGATCTTGATTCGATTTTCCATTTCGATTTTTACCGGATAAAAGACATTGAGGAAGCTTACGACCTGGGCTACGAAGACTACATTTACAGCGGAAACTACTGCCTGATTGAATGGCCCGAAATGATCGAATCGTTGCTGCCCGAAAAAATGGTGGAGGTAAAAATCGAAGTTCAGGACGACGATACCCGTCTGATTACCGCACTGGAAATCTAG
- a CDS encoding alanine dehydrogenase, whose product MEKAREKVSIPKNMLLPKEEMLEVKKKGKKIRIGVPSDLSKVEYRVPLSPQAVDLLVSYGHEILIERDAGKAASYSNEDYQKAGATIAETKEETFQCDIILRIAPFDCDEIDSLRGNQVIISNMQIQAHCNESIQKMMQKKVTTIAFEYLENEEGFLPFVHQMSQIAGVTSITIASEYLSNSRNGKGVLFGEVTGVTPAELVIIGTSTAAEYAARAALGLGIFVKVFDTSVYELSKLEEKLGRRIFTSVFYPKVLRKALISADAVIGATSFNTPPKFKVSESLVKQMKEGSVIIDLNVSQGGCFETSKCTDFNNPTYTKHGVVHYCVPNTPAMVARTASISLSNILIPILLAIGDNGGVENYIKVSKGFRKGVYIYHGILTNHDVGRMFNIPSKDIDLLLAVF is encoded by the coding sequence ATGGAAAAAGCAAGAGAAAAGGTATCGATACCAAAGAACATGCTTCTGCCCAAAGAGGAGATGTTGGAGGTAAAAAAGAAGGGCAAGAAAATAAGAATTGGCGTTCCTTCCGATTTATCGAAAGTTGAATACCGGGTACCTTTATCGCCGCAAGCCGTTGATCTGTTGGTTTCTTACGGGCACGAAATTCTGATTGAACGCGATGCCGGAAAAGCCGCCAGCTACAGCAACGAAGATTACCAAAAAGCCGGCGCTACCATTGCTGAAACCAAAGAAGAAACTTTTCAGTGCGACATAATTCTACGCATCGCACCTTTTGATTGCGACGAAATCGATTCTCTGCGCGGTAACCAGGTTATCATTTCAAACATGCAGATTCAGGCACATTGCAACGAATCGATTCAGAAAATGATGCAAAAAAAGGTAACCACCATTGCCTTTGAATACCTTGAAAACGAAGAGGGCTTTCTTCCTTTCGTTCACCAAATGAGCCAGATTGCAGGAGTTACCTCCATTACCATTGCCAGCGAATACCTGAGTAATTCGCGCAACGGAAAAGGCGTTTTGTTTGGCGAAGTTACAGGTGTTACACCTGCCGAGCTGGTGATAATCGGCACCAGTACAGCGGCAGAATATGCAGCACGCGCCGCACTGGGGCTGGGTATTTTTGTTAAGGTTTTTGATACTTCGGTTTACGAACTCAGCAAACTGGAAGAGAAATTGGGTCGACGCATTTTTACTTCGGTATTCTATCCCAAAGTTTTGCGTAAAGCCCTTATTTCTGCCGATGCCGTTATTGGAGCAACTTCGTTTAATACTCCTCCAAAATTTAAAGTTTCAGAGAGTTTGGTAAAACAGATGAAGGAAGGATCGGTGATAATCGACCTGAACGTAAGCCAGGGAGGCTGTTTCGAAACGTCGAAGTGCACCGACTTTAACAACCCTACATACACCAAACACGGAGTGGTACACTATTGCGTGCCCAACACTCCGGCCATGGTAGCACGAACTGCTTCCATATCATTGAGCAACATTTTAATACCAATATTGCTTGCTATTGGCGACAATGGCGGCGTTGAAAACTATATAAAAGTATCGAAAGGATTCCGGAAAGGCGTGTACATCTACCACGGAATTCTCACCAATCACGATGTGGGTCGCATGTTCAACATCCCGTCAAAAGACATCGATCTGTTACTCGCTGTATTTTAA